Proteins from a single region of Fundulus heteroclitus isolate FHET01 chromosome 12, MU-UCD_Fhet_4.1, whole genome shotgun sequence:
- the si:dkey-283b1.6 gene encoding uncharacterized protein si:dkey-283b1.6, which produces MILDSFPYLEVFLGFLGFGLGILFCTSFCRSCARLREEQIEREAQHRREQDSQLRSIYFIPFPRSISRQDSEDLHGSDHLNPPRYSTAARYEPPPSYNELGIKPDDLPPPYTEHHIPDFLSTQPPTQTNVDLSQVQSHP; this is translated from the exons ATGATATTAGACTCCTTTCCTTATCTAGA GGTCTTCCTGGGCTTCCTGGGCTTCGGTCTGGGCATCCTGTTCTGCACCAGCTTCTGCAGGTCGTGCGCCCGTTTGCGAGAGGAGCAGATCGAGAGGGAAGCCCAACACCGCAGGGAGCAGGACAGCCAGCTGCGCTCCATCTACTTCATCCCTTTCCCCAGGAGCATCTCACGGCAGGACAGCGAAGACCTGCACGGGAGCGACCACCTCAACCCCCCGAGATACAGCACCGCCGCCCGCTATGAGCCCCCGCCATCCTATAACGAG ttggGGATTAAACCGGATGATCTCCCACCTCCTTACACAGAACATCACATTCCAGACTTTTTAAGCACACAACCACCCACTCAGACAAACGTGGACCTATCGCAAGTCCAGTCTCATCCATAA